One genomic region from Vanessa tameamea isolate UH-Manoa-2023 chromosome 14, ilVanTame1 primary haplotype, whole genome shotgun sequence encodes:
- the LOC113398725 gene encoding uncharacterized protein LOC113398725 isoform X1, translating to MAITSFDIFFDKNTTKSSCSKSSNVNTFSSMKIDYTTNTTLTGSNVKHNKSKIDKYISPYISEDKVQHLSRATEKRFQHKNNDFMSSFPLAVNIYKANSDEFKSAKKCNKKVKKSVLTLPNETAPLPHACTVSDMNDSEYFNDDKDELRPKMRKAVPNKRKSRLRNRLNNLHDKDVKYCSKLDIQMEKSFKDMGTKFAGDDSRNLKKTQKKPLRAKSDFNAHDVWSLLRKAEHFNFRPSPPVSQESSLVSIKKIKRKKNKQRSNRNDSRFIETRTEEFAYISSFVGNPQNSCSLSSFDRITVIEKQDEIQAISNEIGKREADKSTTPFLFNCDNGKTQNTSKSKKSKPKQSRIKMNNSEKSSEHFSHNKLLRPITIQRNDVTLKGRDKKHQSNEIVFQNDIENNKNNFIEINLNNELNMTQINQCNDLDNYCNLSEKSESSKENIIEINIANKKIYDDESKQHVTGITKVVFSKGQNVLLTKQSTVSKQDVLKKSHLSSSAPVNSINPTVNQNSTKLSEIKRKLNSIRFPLVILGKDQLSSTITVENYDPPQFAGLDEHIWPFMRKWYAIDGPNLDDDIISNVNYKYQSLNRDNATTNTCVINNSNKSSCSKVEDKRNALPCDRNDTSLKKPHEKPMHRIKNRMMQFIHKKTIPEHEIYNTKYTDQKPGRHIKVSSRRVDVGTNTVNNLVLSKQPYLLTKNDLQICKNVTPLTTSINNNVKIKSKWASDFIESVIRKIRNGVYYYQEEKDKFKEYHRNTKDDGVQTEAENKNQIVKYSVSNHTIADENTVSENNDSDLLIPGFDNRLSDLEIETLNNFNQVAVKHCVANIIIQFDVALSFENNRVLQLKQSYPCIPITLIKNQPTVFKCKTTIINAFLPAELCSIMPKLMKKIMNYNLSTPVVDKVNSNLSTISEFTRCESDDSNGSLVPVEINLITKIKVANDGQFSSKQISRNISRNMKIKSHKSFDLNDIRGLLTSINTNILPLWHINLIDLCNYEPKTSVVDNTMQSLKRLPNTCNILQLYQFSSKKLLHSSDNYSFVRIVETILGSRNIIFNLNISHNNILQVVFYKNPFMISFVTTKNPDVNVLNSTSPNISIHDPHYGKRNENDDNFVVTSHLNNFYPAKAKTDRNSHTSKPEKRKSVAEFCLNNTRNKKRGFVKLYKKCKSMSSISRNRTSTNLNKITNLEEFCLALGSGKMLSAVLDGNAERKILSTIKEMKNWMNDITPSQALLVLLLTNKKETTNLVRYRPIILQGIAVNRITRTSELDMEIEVIERENLNRLIQYEGITYLPASEENQDSLLEELYWIAKTTASDYQKPFDESSERLLKSLLVKRKKLNPSYLRVMARYVGLGLLKSSK from the exons ATGGCAATAActtcatttgatatattttttgacaaaaatacaACCAAGTCGTCGTGTTCAAAATCCTCAAATGTAAACACATTTAGTTCAATGAAAATCGATTATACAACAAACACGACTTTGACTGGCAGTaatgttaaacataataaatctaaaatcgATAAATACATATCGCCCTATATTTCCGAAGATAAAGTTCAACATCTCTCACGAGCAACTGAAAAGAGatttcaacataaaaataatgattttatgtcATCTTTTCCTTTGGctgtcaatatatataaagccAATTCTGATGAGTTTAAATCtgcaaaaaaatgtaataagaaAGTAAAAAAGTCGGTTTTGACTCTACCCAACGAGACAGCTCCTTTACCGCATGCATGTACTGTTAGTGATATGAATGATTCGGAGTACTTCAACGATGATAAAGACGAATTGAGGCCAAAAATGAGAAAGGCCGTTCCAAATAAAAGAAAGTCACGCTTGAGGAATAGACTTAATAATTTACATGATAAAGACGTAAAGTATTGTTCTAAATTAGATATTCAAATGGAAAAGAGCTTTAAAGATATGGGCACTAAGTTTGCTGGTGATGATAGCagaaatttgaagaaaacacaaaaaaaacctttaagAGCTAAGTCTGATTTTAATGCTCATGATGTTTGGTCTCTCCTTCGTAAGGCCgaacactttaattttagaCCGTCCCCACCTGTGTCCCAAGAAAGTAGCttagtatcaataaaaaagattaaaagaaaaaaaaataagcaacgTAGCAATCGCAACGATTCGAg atTCATTGAAACTCGGACAGAAGAATTTGCATACATTTCTAGTTTTGTTGGTAATCCTCAAAATAGCTGTTCTTTATCCAGTTTTGATCGCATTACTGTAATTGAAAAACAAGACGAAATACAAGCAATCAGTAATGAAATAGGAAAACGGGAAGCTGACAAATCGACGACTCCCTTTCTGTTTAACTGTGATAACGGAAAAACTCAAAACACTAGTAAATCAAAGAAATCTAAACCAAAACAAAGtcgtattaaaatgaataattctgAAAAAAGTAGCGAACATTTTTctcataacaaattattaaggCCAATTACAATACAAAGGAATGATGTTACATTAAAGGGTAGAGATAAAAAACATCAAAGTAATGAAATAGTATTTCAAAATGATATTGAAAACAACAAGAATAATTTCATAgaaattaatcttaataatgaattaaatatgactCAAATTAACCAATGTAATGATTtagataattattgtaatttatcggAGAAATCTGAATCAAGTAAGGAGAATATCATAGAAATTAatatagcaaataaaaaaatatatgacgatgAATCCAAACAACATGTTACTGGTATTACAAAAGTCGTTTTTAGTAAAGgtcaaaatgtacttttaacaaaacaaagtaCAGTAAGCAAGCaagatgttttaaaaaagtctCACTTATCGTCCTCAGCCCCTGTTAATTCGATCAATCCTACAGTTAATCAAAATTCAACAAAGTTATctgaaataaaacgaaaattaaatagtataaggTTTCCTTTAGTTATTTTGGGCAAAGATCAACTTAGTTCTACAATTACTGTGGAAAATTATGACCCACCCCAATTCGCAGGCTTAGATGAACATATATGGCCTTTTATGCGAAAGTGGTATGCCATTGACGGTCCTAATTTGGATGATGATATTATTAGCaatgtgaattataaatatcaaagtttAAATCGAGATAATGCAACTACAAATACTTGTGTTatcaataatagtaataaatcttCGTGTTCTAAAGTTGAAGACAAGCGTAATGCTTTGCCATGCGACCGAAATGATACCAGTCTTAAGAAACCACATGAAAAACCCATGCACAGAATTAAAAACAGAATGATGcaatttatacacaaaaaaaccATCCCTGAACATGAAATTTACAACACTAAGTATACTGATCAGAAACCAGGCAGACACATCAAAGTTTCAAGCCGCAGGGTAGATGTTGGAACAAATACTGTTAATAATTTAGTACTTTCCAAACAACCATATCTATTGACCAAAAATGATCTTCAAATATGTAAGAATGTTACACCATTAACCACtagcattaataataatgtgaagATTAAGTCTAAATGGGCAAGTGATTTTATTGAAAGTGTCATTAGAAAAATAAGAAATGGAGTATATTACTATCAAGaagaaaaagataaatttaaagaataccatagaa ATACTAAAGACGACGGAGTGCAAACAGaagctgaaaataaaaatcaaatagttaaatattcagTTTCTAATCACACTATCGCTGATGAAAATACTGTTTCTGAAAATAATGATTCAGATTTATTAATTCCTGGATTTGATAACAGACTTTCAGACTTAGAAATTGAGACATTAAATAACTTCAATCAAGTTGCAGTTAAGCATTGCGTGGCCaacattataatacaatttgatGTGgctttatcatttgaaaacaatcGCGTTCTTCAATTAAAACAGTCATATCCTTGTATACCAATAACACTGATCAAAAATCAGCCAACGGTATTCAAATGTAAAACTACTATTATTAACGCATTTCTTCCTGCAGAACTTTGCAGTATTATGccgaaattaatgaaaaagataatgaattataatttgtcaACACCTGTTGTTGATAAGGTTAATTCTAATTTATCTACTATATCTGAATTTACTCGATGTGAGAGCGATGATTCAAATGGGTCTTTGGTGCCAGTTGAAATTAATCTTATAACCAAAATAAAAGTGGCCAATGATGGACAATTTTCATCGAAACAGATTTCTAGgaatatttcaagaaatatgAAGATAAAATCTCATAaatcatttgatttaaatgatattagaGGACttttaacttcaataaatactaatattctacCTCTGTGGCACATAAATCTCATAGATTTGTGTAATTACGAACCAAAAACATCCGTGGTTGATAATACTATGCAAAGTTTGAAAAGGCTGCCTAATACTTGCAATATTTTACAACTATATCAGTTTTCTTCCAAAAAACTGTTGCATTCTAGTGATAATTATAGTTTTGTGCGCATTGTAGAAACTATATTAGGttctagaaatattatatttaatttaaacatctcacacaataatattttacaagtggtattttataaaaatccgtTTATGATTAGCTTTGTAACGACAAAGAATCCTGATGTTAATGTACTTAATTCCACTAGCCCTAATATAAGTATTCACGATCCACATTATggtaaaagaaatgaaaatgacGACAACTTTGTTGTAACGTctcatttaaataacttttatcctGCAAAAGCTAAAACTGATAGAAATTCACACACTTCTAAACCCGAGAAGCGGAAAAGCGTAGCTGAGTTTTGTCTAAACAATACTAGAAATAAAAAGAGAGGATTtgtaaaattgtacaaaaaatgtaaatctatGTCTAGTATATCGAGAAATAGGACTAGcaccaatttaaataaaattactaatttggAAGAATTTTGCCTTGCTTTGGGTTCTGGAAAGATGTTATCTGCAGTATTAGACGGAAACGCAGAAAGGAAGATACTATCTACAATAAAAGAG aTGAAGAATTGGATGAATGACATAACACCTAGTCAGGCattgttagttttattgttaACGAATAAAAAGGAAACAACTAATTTAGTTCGCTATCGTCCTATTATATTACAAGGTATTGCAGTAAATAGGATAACGCGAACTTCAGAATTGGATATGGAAATTGAGGTTATAGAAAGAGAGAATCTAAATAGATTAATTCAG TACGAAGGAATAACTTATTTACCAGCATCTGAGGAAAATCAAGATAGTCTTTTAGAAGAGCTTTATTGGATAGCCAAAACAAcc gCGTCGGATTATCAAAAACCTTTCGACGAGTCTTCTGAGCGTCTTTTAAAGTCTTTGttagtaaaaagaaaaaagttgaaCCCTTCATATCTACGGGTAATGGCTCGTTATGTCGGGCTCGGTCTTCTTAAGTCTTCAAAATaa
- the LOC113398725 gene encoding uncharacterized protein LOC113398725 isoform X2: protein MAITSFDIFFDKNTTKSSCSKSSNVNTFSSMKIDYTTNTTLTGSNVKHNKSKIDKYISPYISEDKVQHLSRATEKRFQHKNNDFMSSFPLAVNIYKANSDEFKSAKKCNKKVKKSVLTLPNETAPLPHACTVSDMNDSEYFNDDKDELRPKMRKAVPNKRKSRLRNRLNNLHDKDVKYCSKLDIQMEKSFKDMGTKFAGDDSRNLKKTQKKPLRAKSDFNAHDVWSLLRKAEHFNFRPSPPVSQESSLVSIKKIKRKKNKQRSNRNDSRFIETRTEEFAYISSFVGNPQNSCSLSSFDRITVIEKQDEIQAISNEIGKREADKSTTPFLFNCDNGKTQNTSKSKKSKPKQSRIKMNNSEKSSEHFSHNKLLRPITIQRNDVTLKGRDKKHQSNEIVFQNDIENNKNNFIEINLNNELNMTQINQCNDLDNYCNLSEKSESSKENIIEINIANKKIYDDESKQHVTGITKVVFSKGQNVLLTKQSTVSKQDVLKKSHLSSSAPVNSINPTVNQNSTKLSEIKRKLNSIRFPLVILGKDQLSSTITVENYDPPQFAGLDEHIWPFMRKWYAIDGPNLDDDIISNVNYKYQSLNRDNATTNTCVINNSNKSSCSKVEDKRNALPCDRNDTSLKKPHEKPMHRIKNRMMQFIHKKTIPEHEIYNTKYTDQKPGRHIKVSSRRVDVGTNTVNNLVLSKQPYLLTKNDLQICKNVTPLTTSINNNVKIKSKWASDFIESVIRKIRNGVYYYQEEKDKFKEYHRNTKDDGVQTEAENKNQIVKYSVSNHTIADENTVSENNDSDLLIPGFDNRLSDLEIETLNNFNQVAVKHCVANIIIQFDVALSFENNRVLQLKQSYPCIPITLIKNQPTVFKCKTTIINAFLPAELCSIMPKLMKKIMNYNLSTPVVDKVNSNLSTISEFTRCESDDSNGSLVPVEINLITKIKVANDGQFSSKQISRNISRNMKIKSHKSFDLNDIRGLLTSINTNILPLWHINLIDLCNYEPKTSVVDNTMQSLKRLPNTCNILQLYQFSSKKLLHSSDNYSFVRIVETILGSRNIIFNLNISHNNILQVVFYKNPFMISFVTTKNPDVNVLNSTSPNISIHDPHYGKRNENDDNFVVTSHLNNFYPAKAKTDRNSHTSKPEKRKSVAEFCLNNTRNKKRGFVKLYKKCKSMSSISRNRTSTNLNKITNLEEFCLALGSGKMLSAVLDGNAERKILSTIKEMKNWMNDITPSQALLVLLLTNKKETTNLVRYRPIILQGIAVNRITRTSELDMEIEVIERENLNRLIQASDYQKPFDESSERLLKSLLVKRKKLNPSYLRVMARYVGLGLLKSSK, encoded by the exons ATGGCAATAActtcatttgatatattttttgacaaaaatacaACCAAGTCGTCGTGTTCAAAATCCTCAAATGTAAACACATTTAGTTCAATGAAAATCGATTATACAACAAACACGACTTTGACTGGCAGTaatgttaaacataataaatctaaaatcgATAAATACATATCGCCCTATATTTCCGAAGATAAAGTTCAACATCTCTCACGAGCAACTGAAAAGAGatttcaacataaaaataatgattttatgtcATCTTTTCCTTTGGctgtcaatatatataaagccAATTCTGATGAGTTTAAATCtgcaaaaaaatgtaataagaaAGTAAAAAAGTCGGTTTTGACTCTACCCAACGAGACAGCTCCTTTACCGCATGCATGTACTGTTAGTGATATGAATGATTCGGAGTACTTCAACGATGATAAAGACGAATTGAGGCCAAAAATGAGAAAGGCCGTTCCAAATAAAAGAAAGTCACGCTTGAGGAATAGACTTAATAATTTACATGATAAAGACGTAAAGTATTGTTCTAAATTAGATATTCAAATGGAAAAGAGCTTTAAAGATATGGGCACTAAGTTTGCTGGTGATGATAGCagaaatttgaagaaaacacaaaaaaaacctttaagAGCTAAGTCTGATTTTAATGCTCATGATGTTTGGTCTCTCCTTCGTAAGGCCgaacactttaattttagaCCGTCCCCACCTGTGTCCCAAGAAAGTAGCttagtatcaataaaaaagattaaaagaaaaaaaaataagcaacgTAGCAATCGCAACGATTCGAg atTCATTGAAACTCGGACAGAAGAATTTGCATACATTTCTAGTTTTGTTGGTAATCCTCAAAATAGCTGTTCTTTATCCAGTTTTGATCGCATTACTGTAATTGAAAAACAAGACGAAATACAAGCAATCAGTAATGAAATAGGAAAACGGGAAGCTGACAAATCGACGACTCCCTTTCTGTTTAACTGTGATAACGGAAAAACTCAAAACACTAGTAAATCAAAGAAATCTAAACCAAAACAAAGtcgtattaaaatgaataattctgAAAAAAGTAGCGAACATTTTTctcataacaaattattaaggCCAATTACAATACAAAGGAATGATGTTACATTAAAGGGTAGAGATAAAAAACATCAAAGTAATGAAATAGTATTTCAAAATGATATTGAAAACAACAAGAATAATTTCATAgaaattaatcttaataatgaattaaatatgactCAAATTAACCAATGTAATGATTtagataattattgtaatttatcggAGAAATCTGAATCAAGTAAGGAGAATATCATAGAAATTAatatagcaaataaaaaaatatatgacgatgAATCCAAACAACATGTTACTGGTATTACAAAAGTCGTTTTTAGTAAAGgtcaaaatgtacttttaacaaaacaaagtaCAGTAAGCAAGCaagatgttttaaaaaagtctCACTTATCGTCCTCAGCCCCTGTTAATTCGATCAATCCTACAGTTAATCAAAATTCAACAAAGTTATctgaaataaaacgaaaattaaatagtataaggTTTCCTTTAGTTATTTTGGGCAAAGATCAACTTAGTTCTACAATTACTGTGGAAAATTATGACCCACCCCAATTCGCAGGCTTAGATGAACATATATGGCCTTTTATGCGAAAGTGGTATGCCATTGACGGTCCTAATTTGGATGATGATATTATTAGCaatgtgaattataaatatcaaagtttAAATCGAGATAATGCAACTACAAATACTTGTGTTatcaataatagtaataaatcttCGTGTTCTAAAGTTGAAGACAAGCGTAATGCTTTGCCATGCGACCGAAATGATACCAGTCTTAAGAAACCACATGAAAAACCCATGCACAGAATTAAAAACAGAATGATGcaatttatacacaaaaaaaccATCCCTGAACATGAAATTTACAACACTAAGTATACTGATCAGAAACCAGGCAGACACATCAAAGTTTCAAGCCGCAGGGTAGATGTTGGAACAAATACTGTTAATAATTTAGTACTTTCCAAACAACCATATCTATTGACCAAAAATGATCTTCAAATATGTAAGAATGTTACACCATTAACCACtagcattaataataatgtgaagATTAAGTCTAAATGGGCAAGTGATTTTATTGAAAGTGTCATTAGAAAAATAAGAAATGGAGTATATTACTATCAAGaagaaaaagataaatttaaagaataccatagaa ATACTAAAGACGACGGAGTGCAAACAGaagctgaaaataaaaatcaaatagttaaatattcagTTTCTAATCACACTATCGCTGATGAAAATACTGTTTCTGAAAATAATGATTCAGATTTATTAATTCCTGGATTTGATAACAGACTTTCAGACTTAGAAATTGAGACATTAAATAACTTCAATCAAGTTGCAGTTAAGCATTGCGTGGCCaacattataatacaatttgatGTGgctttatcatttgaaaacaatcGCGTTCTTCAATTAAAACAGTCATATCCTTGTATACCAATAACACTGATCAAAAATCAGCCAACGGTATTCAAATGTAAAACTACTATTATTAACGCATTTCTTCCTGCAGAACTTTGCAGTATTATGccgaaattaatgaaaaagataatgaattataatttgtcaACACCTGTTGTTGATAAGGTTAATTCTAATTTATCTACTATATCTGAATTTACTCGATGTGAGAGCGATGATTCAAATGGGTCTTTGGTGCCAGTTGAAATTAATCTTATAACCAAAATAAAAGTGGCCAATGATGGACAATTTTCATCGAAACAGATTTCTAGgaatatttcaagaaatatgAAGATAAAATCTCATAaatcatttgatttaaatgatattagaGGACttttaacttcaataaatactaatattctacCTCTGTGGCACATAAATCTCATAGATTTGTGTAATTACGAACCAAAAACATCCGTGGTTGATAATACTATGCAAAGTTTGAAAAGGCTGCCTAATACTTGCAATATTTTACAACTATATCAGTTTTCTTCCAAAAAACTGTTGCATTCTAGTGATAATTATAGTTTTGTGCGCATTGTAGAAACTATATTAGGttctagaaatattatatttaatttaaacatctcacacaataatattttacaagtggtattttataaaaatccgtTTATGATTAGCTTTGTAACGACAAAGAATCCTGATGTTAATGTACTTAATTCCACTAGCCCTAATATAAGTATTCACGATCCACATTATggtaaaagaaatgaaaatgacGACAACTTTGTTGTAACGTctcatttaaataacttttatcctGCAAAAGCTAAAACTGATAGAAATTCACACACTTCTAAACCCGAGAAGCGGAAAAGCGTAGCTGAGTTTTGTCTAAACAATACTAGAAATAAAAAGAGAGGATTtgtaaaattgtacaaaaaatgtaaatctatGTCTAGTATATCGAGAAATAGGACTAGcaccaatttaaataaaattactaatttggAAGAATTTTGCCTTGCTTTGGGTTCTGGAAAGATGTTATCTGCAGTATTAGACGGAAACGCAGAAAGGAAGATACTATCTACAATAAAAGAG aTGAAGAATTGGATGAATGACATAACACCTAGTCAGGCattgttagttttattgttaACGAATAAAAAGGAAACAACTAATTTAGTTCGCTATCGTCCTATTATATTACAAGGTATTGCAGTAAATAGGATAACGCGAACTTCAGAATTGGATATGGAAATTGAGGTTATAGAAAGAGAGAATCTAAATAGATTAATTCAG gCGTCGGATTATCAAAAACCTTTCGACGAGTCTTCTGAGCGTCTTTTAAAGTCTTTGttagtaaaaagaaaaaagttgaaCCCTTCATATCTACGGGTAATGGCTCGTTATGTCGGGCTCGGTCTTCTTAAGTCTTCAAAATaa
- the Rps6 gene encoding small ribosomal subunit protein eS6: MKLNVSYPATGCQKLFEVVDEHKLRIFYEKRMGAEVEADQLGDEWKGYILRVAGGNDKQGFPMKQGVLTNSRVRLLMSKGHSCYRPRRDGERKRKSVRGCIVDANLSVLALVIVRKGAQEIPGLTDGNVPRRLGPKRASKIRKLFNLTKQDDVRRYVVKRLLPAKEGKENAKPRYKAPKIQRLVTPVVLQRRRHRLALKKKRLAKRKTSEAEYAKLLAQRKKESKVRRQEEIKRRRSASMRDSKSSSTSAPQK, from the exons ATGAAG CTGAACGTTTCCTACCCGGCAACGGGATGTCAAAAATTATTCGAAGTAGTAGACGAGCACAAGCTCCGTATCTTCTACGAGAAGCGCATGGGCGCGGAAGTAGAGGCTGATCAGCTAGGTGATGAATGGAAAGGTTATATCCTTCGTGTAGCAGGCGGTAACGACAAGCAGGGCTTCCCCATGAAACAGGGTGTCCTCACTAACA GTCGTGTCCGCTTGTTGATGTCAAAGGGTCATTCTTGCTACAGACCCCGTCGTGATGGTGAAAGAAAACGTAAATCAGTCCGTGGCTGCATTGTCGATGCTAATCTTTCCGTACTCGCTCTTGTAATTGTCCGCAAAGGAGCCCAG gAAATTCCTGGACTTACTGATGGCAATGTTCCCCGCCGTCTAGGTCCTAAACGTGCTTCCAAGATTCGCAAACTGTTCAACTTGACCAAACAGGATGATGTACGTCGTTATGTTGTCAAACGCCTCTTGCCCGCTAAGGAAGGCAAGGAGAATGCCAAACCAAGATATAAG GCACCTAAGATCCAGAGATTAGTTACACCTGTGGTACTCCAGCGCAGACGCCACAGACTTGCTCTGAAGAAGAAGCGTCTGGCCAAACGCAAGACCTCTGAGGCTGAATATGCTAAACTGCTTGCACAAAGAAAGAAGGAATCCAag GTGCGCCGTCAAGAGGAAATCAAACGCAGGCGTTCAGCTTCAATGCGTGATTCTAAGAGCTCCAGCACGAGTGCACCACAAAAGTGA
- the LOC113398817 gene encoding geranylgeranyl transferase type-1 subunit beta codes for MNNEENKILAHRQHVKYFMRFLNVLPSSLSSHDTTRVTIAYFSVSGLDVLGSITSISLDLQSRIIEWLYQLQVEPNKENGDMSACGFQGSSTINIDFESGNNHYRCGHLAMTYTGLCILLTLGDDLSRLNRKALIEGVKALQTEEGNFSATLSGCESDMRFVYCAACISYILNDWSGFNVERATDYIIKSIGYDYGIAQCPELESHGGTTFCALATLSLTDQLNKLTEYQIERLKRWLLFRQIDGYQGRPNKPVDTCYSFWVGASLKILDSLQLSNYANNRNYVYETQDCVVGGFSKWPDTCTDPMHTYLGLAGLSLIGENGLLEIVPTLNISKRAHDHLKALHEKWDSES; via the exons atgaacaaCGAGGAAAACAAAATTTTGGCGCACAGACAGCACGTTAAATACTTTATGAGATTCCTTAATGTTTTACCATCATCTCTGTCATCGCATGATACAACCag GGTTACAATAGCATATTTTTCAGTATCAGGCTTGGATGTACTTGGATCAATAACATCAATATCATTAGATTTGCAATCCAGAATAATTGAATGGCTTTATCAATTGCAAGTGGAACCCAATAAAGAAA ATGGTGATATGTCAGCATGCGGGTTCCAGGGTTCCTCTACCATAAATATAGATTTCGAATCAGGCAACAATCACTACCGCTGTGGTCACCTGGCCATGACATATACGGGCTTGTGTATTTTGTTGACTTTAGGCGATGATCTGTCGAGGCTTAATAGGAAAGCTTTAATAGAag gaGTGAAAGCGCTGCAAACAGAAGAAGGGAACTTTTCGGCGACATTATCGGGATGTGAGTCAGACATGCGCTTCGTGTATTGTGCAGCGTGTATAAGCTATATACTTAACGATTGGTCAGGCTTCAATGTGGAACGAGcaacagattatattattaaatctata GGTTACGACTATGGAATAGCCCAATGTCCGGAATTGGAGTCACACGGTGGTACTACATTCTGTGCTCTGGCTACTCTGAGTTTAACGGACCAGTTGAACAAATTAACCGAATATCAAATAGAGCGTCTAAAACGTTGGCTACTTTTCAGACAGATAGACGGCTATCAAGGCAGACCCAATAAACCCGTGGATACATGTTATAGTTTCTGGGTAGGagcatcattaaaaatattagactcATTACAACTATCGAATTATGCAAACAACAGAAATTATGTGTACGAGACCCAAGACTGTGTCGTTGGAGGATTTTCAAAATGGCCCGACACTTGCACCGATCCTATGCATACATATCTAGGATTAGCTGGTCTTAGTTTAATCGGTGAAAATGGTTTGCTAGAAATAGTACCAACTTTAAATATCAGCAAAAGAGCGCATGACCACCTAAAGGCGTTACACGAAAAATGGGACAGTGAGtcatag